The following proteins come from a genomic window of Heptranchias perlo isolate sHepPer1 chromosome 14, sHepPer1.hap1, whole genome shotgun sequence:
- the LOC137332211 gene encoding adipogenesis regulatory factor-like codes for MASMKKSFEELKSTTNTAAKGMADKTVEAAQEVVQQVAESSKDTTKTAAEEASKQTQTAINSVASKAQDSIKGLGQKLVQK; via the exons ATGGCATCGATGAAAAAATCATTCGAAGAGCTGAAGAGCACAACAAACACAGCTGCAAAGGGAATGGCAGACAAGACAG TGGAGGCAGCCCAAGAAGTAGTTCAACAGGTGGCCGAATCATCCAAGGACACTACTAAAACAG CTGCTGAAGAAGCATCAAAACAAACACAAACTGCTATCAACTCTGTTGCTTCCAAAGCACAGGACAGCATCAAAGGTCTTGGGCAGAAGCTTGTGCAGAAATGA